The region GACGGCGACCGCGACGCCGGACGTCCGCGACGACATCGCACGGCAGCTCAACCTCAACAATCCTGCGGTCTATGTCGGGAGTTTCAACCGGGAGAACCTCAACTACGCCGTTGTCCCGAAAGAAGAGGGTGCGTACGAGCGCCTCCGTGCCTACCTGCAGCGCCGGAGGGGGGATGCCGGGATCGTCTACACCGCAACAAGGGAGGGGGCCGAGACACTCGCGGCACGGCTCCGGGACGACGGTTTCTCGGCGCTGCCTTACCATGCCGGGATGACGGCGGCGGCCCGGGAAGAAGCACAAGACCGGTTCATAAGCGGGAAAATCCCGATCATCTGCGCGACCAGTGCGTTTGGGATGGGCATCGATAAGCCGGATGTCAGGTTCGTCGTCCATTACGATATGCCGAAGACGCTCGAAGCCTACTACCAGGAGAGCGGCCGGGCGGGCAGGGACGGCGGCGAGAGCGACTGTATCCTCTTCTACCACGATGACGACGCAAAACGCCTCCGGTCCTTCATCGACCGCGACCTCCCGTCGGAGTTCCAGCGTGAAGTCGCACGCTCGAAACTCCAGAAGATGGCGGACTACTGCACCGGGGCAGGGTGTCGGAGGGAGCGGATCCTCGAATACTTCGGAGAGCACATCAAGGCTCCCTGCGGCGGCTGCGACGCCTGTACCCCGTCCCGCCGGCCCAAACGCCGGAAGCGCGGCGCCGCTCGGTCCGCATCCGGCTGAACCGTCCGGGTCGCCGAACGCCGTATCGGGACTCTTTCTCCCCTTTCACCGGGGAAACATCTATAACGGATACGGTGAAATGGGCACTTCAGGAGACTTGTCATGAAGAAGTTATACCGCTCAACGACCGACCGGTGGATCGCCGGGATATGCGGGGGCATCGGAGAATACTTCGAGATCGATCCGAACATCATCCGGGTGATCTGGGTCGTCGTCACCGCGATCACGGGGTTCATCGCCGGCATCCTCGTCTACATCCTGCTCTGGATCATCCTGCCGGAGCAGGGTCAGGCGCGCCCGGTCGACGTGCCCGCCGAGGCATAAGAGAGAGAAGGGCCGGGGTTGGCTCTTCTCTATTTTCGAGAGGGACCGGGTGTGCCTGCTGATGAAACCTCCGGGCTGCGCACCGGGCCGATTGATGGGCGTGCTCAAGGTTCTATCGAACGCTCATCCATGCACGGTTTTCCACCGGGTATCGCATTGAGGGGAGGGGCTGACGGGGAGGGGGAGCATCCCCCTCCCCTGTCCCCACCCCCAGATATGATATCCGCCACGGTCCAGTGTATCGGGTCTTTATCGTTTTGGCCGTATCATTCACCGCCTTTCGGGCTACCAACCCCGCAGACGAAACCCCTAGAAGCCGCTCCCCCACCGCGGGCCCTTTGGAGATCATCCTCGGCGAGCCCCGGCCCCTCATCCCAGAGCCCTACCGCGGTCCCCCGTCCTGCAGCTTCCGAATGGTATCCCGGAGCGCGATCGCCCGCTCGAACTCCAGACGCTCCGCCGCCTCCCGCATCTCGGCCTCGAGCTCGATGATCAGGTTCGGGATCTCTTGTTTCGGGACATGTTTGATATCGGTGATCTCGACCTCCTTCTCCCGGATCGGCTTTCTGATCGTCTGCGGCGTGATGCCGTGCCGAGCGTTGTAGGCGAGCTGCATCGTGCGCCGGCGTTCGGTCTCGGCAAGCGCCTTTTTGATCGAGTCGGTCATGACGTCGGCGTAGAGCACGACTTTCGCGTTGACGTTCCGTGCGGCCCGCCCGATGGTCTGGACCAGGCTCCGGGCGTCGCGGAGGAACCCTTCCTTGTCGGCGTCGAGGATACCGACGAACCCGACCTCCGGGATGTCGAGCCCTTCCCGCAGGAGGTTGATCCCCACGAGCACGTCGTACTTCCCGAGACGGAGCTGCCTGATGATCTCGGTCCGCTCGAGGGTGTTGATCTCGGAGTGGAGGTAGCGGGTCTTGATCCCCTGTTCCGCCAGATATTCAGAGAGTTCCTCGGCGAGCCGCTTTGTGAGCGTCGTCAGCAGCACCCGGTCGCCGCGGTCGATGGTGGTGCGGATCTCTTGGATCACGTCCGGGATCTGCCCATCGATCGGCCTGACCTCGACTTCCGGGTCCACAAGCCCGGTCGGCCGGATGATCTGCTCGGTCACGCTTGAGCGCTTCAGTTCGTAGTCCCCGGGAGTCGCCGAGACGAAGATGACGTTTCGCATATACCTCGAAAACTCGTCGAACTTCAGCGGGCGGTTGTCGAACGCCGACGGGAGCCGGAAACCGTAGTCTACGAGGGACTTCTTCCGCGAGTAGTCGCCGTTGTACATCCCGTGGACCTGCGGGAGCGTCTGGTGGCTCTCGTCGATCACCATCAGGAAGTCTTCAGGGAAGTAATCCAGCAGGCAGTAGGGCTGTTCGCCGGCCTTCCTCCCGTCGAAGTGGCGGGAGTAGTTCTCGATCCCCTTGCAGGTCCCGGTCTCCCGGATCATCTCGATGTCGTAGAGGGTCCGCTGGCGCAGGCGGTGCTCCTCGAGCATCCCGAGGTTCGGGAGCCACTCCTCGAGTTCCTTCTCGATGGAGGCTATCGCCCGCTCCTTCTCCTCCTCCGGGACGACGAAGTGGCGGGCCGGGTAGACGAAGAAGTAGTCCATCGCTTCGAGCCTCTGGCCGGAGACCCGGTCGATCTCGCTGATCCGGTCCACCTCGTCTCCGAAGAGTTCGATCCTGATGATGTTGTTGAAGTAACCGGGGACGATATCGATGGTATCCCCCTTTACCCTGAACCGGCCCGGCGCGAGCTCGATGTCGTTCCTCTCGAACTGGATGTCGATAAGCCGCCTGATGATATCGTCCCGCCGCATCCGGTCCCTGACCTTCACCTCAAACCCCATCCCTCGGAAATTCGCGGGGTTTCCGAGACCGTAGATACAGGAGACCGAGGCGACCACGATGGTATCGGGGCGCGAGAGGAGCGATGCCGTGGCGGCAAGGCGCATCTGCTCGATCTTCGGGTTGATCTGGGCGTCCTTCTCGATGTAGAGGTCGCGTTTCGGGATATAGGACTCGGGCTGGTAGTAATCGTAGTAGGAGACGAAGTACTCCACCCGGTTCTCCGGGAAGAACGACCGAAACTCGTTGTAGAGCTGGGCCGCAAGCGTCTTGTTGTGGGCGATGACAAGCGTGGGCTTCTGGACTTCGTCGATGACGTTTGCTATCGTGAACGTCTTCCCCGACCCGGTGACCCCGAGCAGGGTCTGGAACCGCTCGTCCCGTGAGAGGCCGCCCACGAGACCTTTGATGGCCTCGGGCTGCGAACCGCGGGGTGCGAAGTCGGCCGTAAGGTGAAATGCCGTCATGGTGCTACCGTCTTCTTCCGAAGGGTTCTATGGTAGGTGACCGCAAACCGGTGCGCCTCGTCGCGGATCTCCTGGATGAAGAGCGACGCCTTCTCGTGCCGGTCGAGCGGCAGGGGGTGAGAGAAGCCCGGCACGAAGACCTCCTCCTCGCGCTCGGCGATGGCCGCGAACGGGACCTTTAGCCCGAGTTCCCTGAGCACCGCACCGGCCGCCGCAAGCTGTCCTTTCCCGCCGTCGACGATGATCAGGTCCGGGAGTTCGCCCCCCTCCTTCAGAAGGCGCGAGTAGCGCCTGCGGACCACTTCTGCGATGGCGGCGAAGTCGTCGATGCCCTCGACCGTCCGTATCCGGAAACGCCGGTAGTTTCGCTTGTCGGGCTTTCCCCACAGGAACCTGACCATCGACCCCACCATCGCCGTGCCGGAGAGGTGGGAGATATCGAAGCACTCGATCGCGACCGGGAGAGAGGGGAGGTGCAGGCGGCGCTTCAGTTCCTCCACCTTGATCCGGTCGCCGAAGAACCCGATCTCGACGTTCTTCCGGACAAGGTCGAGCAGTTTCTTCTTCTCGCCCCGCTGCGGCACGACCGTCCGGACCTTGCCCCCCCGGAGGTGGGAGAGGTAGCCTGCGACCGCGTCGTCCACCGCCTCAGGGAGGATCACCTCCTCCGGGGGTTCGTGGTCTGCGTAGTAGCGGGCGAGGAACTCCTCGAGGAAACCCTCTTTCTCGTCGAATGTATACTCGTGCTTCCCGGCAAGCGTTCCGCAGTAGACGTTGAAGAGCATGAGGAAGACGGTTCCGTCGCTTGCGATGTAGTTGACGATATCTTCGTTATAGGTCTTCTGGCGGTCCACGTGCTGACGCTCGCGCAGCCCCTCGAGGGCCGCGACCTGGTCGCGGAGTTCCATCGCCCGCTCGTAGTCCTGCCGCTCTGCAGAGGCCGCCATCTCCTCCCGGAGCGTCCGAATAAGCCCGGCGATATCTCCCTTCAGGACCGCTTCGGCCTTCTTGACCCGCTCACGGTAGTCGTCCTCGCCGATCGCTCCTGTGCAAGGGGCGCTGCACGAGCCGATATGGGCGCGGAGGCATGCCCGCTTGGGGAGACGCCTGCAGGAGCGGAGTCCAAACATCATCTTGAGGAGGCGGAGGAGGTCGTCGCGTTCCCGCGCGGAGACGAACGGTCCGTAGTAGCGGCCGTTGCCGTCGGGCCCCCGGGCGACGTGGATCCGTGGGTAGGGCTCATCGGTGACGTGGATGTAGGCGTAACTCTTCGAGTCCTTCAGGTCGATGTTGTACTTCGGCTGGTGCTTCTTGATCAGGGTGTTCTCGAGGATGAACGCCTCGACCTCGGTGTCGGTGACGATGAAGTCGAGAGTGGCGATGGCGGCGACGAGGCGCCGGGTCTTCGGGTCGAGGTCGTGCCGGGAGAAGTAACTCGATACGCGCCTTCTGAGGTTCTTCGCCTTCCCGACGTAGATGATGGCCCCCTCATCGTCAGAGAAGAGGTAGCACCCGGGCTCGGCAGGCAGACTTTGCGGGTCGATCATGGTTTCTTGAGGATCTCTTTCAGGAATGCTCCGGTATGACTCCCTTCGACCGTCGCGACCTCTTCGGGGGTCCCCGTCGCGACGATCTCGCCGCCGGCATCCCCGCCCTCGGGGCCGAGGTCGATGATGTAGTCGGCCGACTTGATCACGTCGAGGTTGTGCTCGATCACCACCATCGTGTTCCCCCGGGCCACGAGGTCGTCGAGGACCGCGATCAGGTTCTTCACGTCGTGGAAGTGGAGGCCGGTCGTCGGCTCGTCGAGGAGATAGATCGTCTTTCCCGTTGCCCGCTTCGAGAGTTCGCGGGTCAGTTTGATCCGCTGGGCCTCGCCGCCCGAGAGGGTGGTGGAACTCTGTCCGAGCTTGATGTAGCCGAGCCCCACCCGGGAGAGGGTCTCGAGTTTGTTCCTGATTGAGGGGACGTTCTCGAAGAGCTCCGTCGCCTCCTCGACGCTCATGTTGAGGACGTCGGCGATGGACTTCCCACGGTACTTCACCTCGAGGGTCTCGCGATTGTAGCGCGCCCCTTTGCACTCCTCGCACTCCACGTAGACGTCGGGGAGGAAGTTCATCTCGATCTTGATGAGCCCGTCGCCCTGGCAGGCCTCACAACGCCCGCCTTTGACGTTGAACGAGAAACGGCCGGGTTTGTAGCCCCTGACCTTCGCCTCCTTCGTCTCGGCAAAGACCTTCCGGATCTCGTCGAAGACCTTGGTGTAGGTCGCCGGGTTCGAGCGCGGCGTCCTCCCGATGGGGCTCTGGTCGATGACGATCACCTTGTCGAGTTCGTCGTCGAACGTGAGGCCGTCGTACTCCCCCGGGCACTCCCGTGAGTCGTGGAGTTTCTGCATCAGCGCCCGGTAGAGCGTCTCATAGATGAGCGTGGACTTCCCGGACCCCGAGACCCCGGTGACGACCGTCAGGACGCCGATGGGGACGTTCACATTGATGTCCTTGAGGTTGTTCCCCCGGCAGCCCGCAAGGCGGATGAACCGGTCGCTGTGTCTGCGGGCGGCGGGCACCTCGATCCTGAGGTCGCCTGCAAGGTAGCGCCCGGTGAGCGAGGCCGGGTTTGCGGCGATGGCGTCGGGGGTCCCTTCCGCGACGACCTCGCCGCCGTGGAGCCCGGCGCCCGGCCCCATGTCCACGACCCAGTCTGCGCTCCGGATGGTCTCCTCGTCGTGCTCCACCACGACGAGGGTGTTCCCCAGGTCGCGGAGGTGCTGCAGGGTCTCGAGGAGTTTCCTGTTGTCGCGCTGGTGCAGCCCGATGGAAGGCTCGTCGAGGACGTAGAGCACCCCGGTCAGGTTCGACCCGATCTGGGTGGCAAGGCGGATCCTTTGCGCTTCCCCGCCCGAGAGCGTCCCCGCGCTCCGCGAGAGGGTCAGGTAGCCGACACCGACCTGCTCAAGGAACTCGAGCCTGGCGATGATCTCCTTTAGGACCTGTTTTGCGATCTCGCGCTCGCTCTCGGTGAGTTCAAGGGTCCGGAAGAACGCAAGCGCTTCCGTAATGGAGAGGTCGGTGACCTCGACGATGGACCTCCCGTTCACCTTCACGGCAAGCACCTTCTCTTTGAGCCGTTTGCCCCCGCACTTCGGGCAGGGGAGGATCCGCATGAACCGTTCGAGGTCGCGGCGGCGGTACTCCGACTCGGTCTGGTGGTAGAGCCGCTCGGCCTGCGGGGCGAGCCCCTCCCACGTCCCGGCGTGCGACCACGCATCCCCGTTCCTCATCCTCATAGAGATGCGGAGGTGCTCCGGCGAGCCGAACATCAGGGCTTTGTACTGCCGTTCGGTCAGGTCTTTGATCGGCGTCAGGACCGAGAACCCGAAGTGTTTGGCGACGGCGCCGAGGTACTGGCTCCGGTAGCCGTCGAGGAAGTTCCGGTAGAGCGCGACGGCGCCGTCGGCGATGCACTTCTCTTTGTCGGGGATGATCAAGTCGGGATCGAACTCCATCTTGATCCCAAGGCCGTTGCACTCCTCGCAGGCCCCGAACGGGCTGTTGAAGGAGAACATCCGGGGCTGGAGTTCCTCAAACGCCATCCCGCAGACCGGGCAGGCCATGAGCGACGAGCAGGTCTCCTCGCGCCCGTCCTCATCGACGGCGACGACGAGCCCCTCCGACTTTGCGAGGGCGTTCTCGACGGCCTCGACGAGCCGTGACCGTTCGTCGACGGACAGGCGGTCGACGACCACCTCGATGTCGTGCTTCCGGTAGCGCTCAAGGGTGATCTCCTCGTCGGTCCGGCGGATCTCGCCGTTGACCCTGACCCGGGCGTAACCTTCACGGTCGAGGTCCTTGAAGAGTTGCTGGTAAGTCCCTTTCTTCTGCCGCACGACCGGGGCGAGGATGGTGACCGTCCCGGCCATGGTGGAACTGATCCGGTCGGCGATCTTTTCCGGCGACTGTGCCTCGATGGGGATGTGGTGCTCCGGGCAGAACGGGGTGCCTATGCGGGCGAAGAGGAGCCGCAGGTAGTCGTAGACCTCGGTGACCGTGCCGACGGTGCTCCGGGGGTTCTTGGACGTCGTCTTCTGCTCGATGGAGATTGCGGGCGAGAGCCCGTCGATGCTGTCGACGTCCGGCTTCCTCATCAGCCCGAGGAACTGCCGCGCGTAGGCGGAGAGCGACTCCACGTAACGCCGCTGACCCTCGGCATAGATGGTGTCGAAGGCAAGCGTGGACTTTCCGGACCCGGATACGCCGGTGAGGACGATGAGCCGGTCCCGCGGGAGTTCGACGGTGATGTCGTTGAGGTTGTGCTCCCGCGCCCCCTTGATGACGATCTTCTTCATTGGTGCGTGCGGATATGTTGGTCTTCTTACCTCATAGCCGTTTTGCGATCTCAAAGTTTAAATAAAACAGGAGAAAAAAGGCCGGAATGCGGAGGGATTTGGGGCTCTGTCGGGGTGGACCGATCCTAGGGGCCCCGGTACCGTGCCCCATTCTTCGGCGTGCCGGCTAGTTCACTCATACAAAAGCAGGTTCTCCCTACGCGGTCATCCCTGAGTTTCCGGGGTTACTATCCGCCTCGGAAAAAGAGTCGGGGGGTCACAGCCCCGGGCTCTCTACGCGGGCCCATGACCACCCCGTTCCTCCGGAGGACTTACCGCTCCGGGCGGCGCTCCCAGTAGGGCGTGTAGCCGTAATAGGCGTAGACGTCCCTGAGCCACTCCCGGTTCGCGGTCTTCGGCCAATTCTCCTTAGCAAACCCAGGCGCGTTCTCCAGCCGGTCCTTTGAGATATCCAGCACCACCCTGCGCTCGTGCGGAGCAACCCTCAGCGCTTCCCAAGGGACGGCAAAGTGCTTATCACCGAGCCCCAAGAACCCGCCGAAGGAGAGGACCGCGTAGGCGATGCACCCGGCGTCTAGGTCGACCACCAGGTCCTCGACCTTCCCGAGGTCCTCACCCTGCGGGTTCCGCACGGAGCCGCCCATCACGGTGCTTGCAGAGAGCACCCCGGCCCGCTCCTCCGGCACGGCGGTCTCACCTCTCACGGTTGTTCACCCCGGTATCCGCACACTCACCGAGTGTGCCGCTCCCAGTAAGGCGTATACCCGTAATGGCTGTAGAGGCCGGTGAGCCACTCGCGTTCGGCGGTTGTCGGCCAGTTGTCCTTGTCGAAGCCGGGAGCGTTCTCCAACCGCTCCTTCGGCACATCGAGGATGAAGTAGTTGTCGGCCGCGTTGTACTGAAGGGCCGCCCAGGGAATGGCGAAGAGTTTGTCGCCGAGCCCCATGAAGCCCCCGAACGAGAGGGCGGCATACGCGATGCAGCCTTCGTTGATATCGATCATAACGTC is a window of Methanoculleus sp. 7T DNA encoding:
- a CDS encoding RecQ family ATP-dependent DNA helicase gives rise to the protein MDRLHLILQRYFGHTAFRPYQREIIRDLLGGRDVLAVLATGGGKSLCYQVPALMGNGVTLVISPLIALMKDQVDDLQARGISAEALNSSCSYTTTRRVLAELKESLVQILYVSPEKAVDDNFLTLIASLPITLIAVDEAHCISMWGHQFRPEYRSLAVLKERFPEVPMVALTATATPDVRDDIARQLNLNNPAVYVGSFNRENLNYAVVPKEEGAYERLRAYLQRRRGDAGIVYTATREGAETLAARLRDDGFSALPYHAGMTAAAREEAQDRFISGKIPIICATSAFGMGIDKPDVRFVVHYDMPKTLEAYYQESGRAGRDGGESDCILFYHDDDAKRLRSFIDRDLPSEFQREVARSKLQKMADYCTGAGCRRERILEYFGEHIKAPCGGCDACTPSRRPKRRKRGAARSASG
- a CDS encoding PspC domain-containing protein — protein: MKKLYRSTTDRWIAGICGGIGEYFEIDPNIIRVIWVVVTAITGFIAGILVYILLWIILPEQGQARPVDVPAEA
- the uvrB gene encoding excinuclease ABC subunit UvrB, with protein sequence MTAFHLTADFAPRGSQPEAIKGLVGGLSRDERFQTLLGVTGSGKTFTIANVIDEVQKPTLVIAHNKTLAAQLYNEFRSFFPENRVEYFVSYYDYYQPESYIPKRDLYIEKDAQINPKIEQMRLAATASLLSRPDTIVVASVSCIYGLGNPANFRGMGFEVKVRDRMRRDDIIRRLIDIQFERNDIELAPGRFRVKGDTIDIVPGYFNNIIRIELFGDEVDRISEIDRVSGQRLEAMDYFFVYPARHFVVPEEEKERAIASIEKELEEWLPNLGMLEEHRLRQRTLYDIEMIRETGTCKGIENYSRHFDGRKAGEQPYCLLDYFPEDFLMVIDESHQTLPQVHGMYNGDYSRKKSLVDYGFRLPSAFDNRPLKFDEFSRYMRNVIFVSATPGDYELKRSSVTEQIIRPTGLVDPEVEVRPIDGQIPDVIQEIRTTIDRGDRVLLTTLTKRLAEELSEYLAEQGIKTRYLHSEINTLERTEIIRQLRLGKYDVLVGINLLREGLDIPEVGFVGILDADKEGFLRDARSLVQTIGRAARNVNAKVVLYADVMTDSIKKALAETERRRTMQLAYNARHGITPQTIRKPIREKEVEITDIKHVPKQEIPNLIIELEAEMREAAERLEFERAIALRDTIRKLQDGGPR
- the uvrC gene encoding excinuclease ABC subunit UvrC, which produces MIDPQSLPAEPGCYLFSDDEGAIIYVGKAKNLRRRVSSYFSRHDLDPKTRRLVAAIATLDFIVTDTEVEAFILENTLIKKHQPKYNIDLKDSKSYAYIHVTDEPYPRIHVARGPDGNGRYYGPFVSARERDDLLRLLKMMFGLRSCRRLPKRACLRAHIGSCSAPCTGAIGEDDYRERVKKAEAVLKGDIAGLIRTLREEMAASAERQDYERAMELRDQVAALEGLRERQHVDRQKTYNEDIVNYIASDGTVFLMLFNVYCGTLAGKHEYTFDEKEGFLEEFLARYYADHEPPEEVILPEAVDDAVAGYLSHLRGGKVRTVVPQRGEKKKLLDLVRKNVEIGFFGDRIKVEELKRRLHLPSLPVAIECFDISHLSGTAMVGSMVRFLWGKPDKRNYRRFRIRTVEGIDDFAAIAEVVRRRYSRLLKEGGELPDLIIVDGGKGQLAAAGAVLRELGLKVPFAAIAEREEEVFVPGFSHPLPLDRHEKASLFIQEIRDEAHRFAVTYHRTLRKKTVAP
- the uvrA gene encoding excinuclease ABC subunit UvrA, encoding MKKIVIKGAREHNLNDITVELPRDRLIVLTGVSGSGKSTLAFDTIYAEGQRRYVESLSAYARQFLGLMRKPDVDSIDGLSPAISIEQKTTSKNPRSTVGTVTEVYDYLRLLFARIGTPFCPEHHIPIEAQSPEKIADRISSTMAGTVTILAPVVRQKKGTYQQLFKDLDREGYARVRVNGEIRRTDEEITLERYRKHDIEVVVDRLSVDERSRLVEAVENALAKSEGLVVAVDEDGREETCSSLMACPVCGMAFEELQPRMFSFNSPFGACEECNGLGIKMEFDPDLIIPDKEKCIADGAVALYRNFLDGYRSQYLGAVAKHFGFSVLTPIKDLTERQYKALMFGSPEHLRISMRMRNGDAWSHAGTWEGLAPQAERLYHQTESEYRRRDLERFMRILPCPKCGGKRLKEKVLAVKVNGRSIVEVTDLSITEALAFFRTLELTESEREIAKQVLKEIIARLEFLEQVGVGYLTLSRSAGTLSGGEAQRIRLATQIGSNLTGVLYVLDEPSIGLHQRDNRKLLETLQHLRDLGNTLVVVEHDEETIRSADWVVDMGPGAGLHGGEVVAEGTPDAIAANPASLTGRYLAGDLRIEVPAARRHSDRFIRLAGCRGNNLKDINVNVPIGVLTVVTGVSGSGKSTLIYETLYRALMQKLHDSRECPGEYDGLTFDDELDKVIVIDQSPIGRTPRSNPATYTKVFDEIRKVFAETKEAKVRGYKPGRFSFNVKGGRCEACQGDGLIKIEMNFLPDVYVECEECKGARYNRETLEVKYRGKSIADVLNMSVEEATELFENVPSIRNKLETLSRVGLGYIKLGQSSTTLSGGEAQRIKLTRELSKRATGKTIYLLDEPTTGLHFHDVKNLIAVLDDLVARGNTMVVIEHNLDVIKSADYIIDLGPEGGDAGGEIVATGTPEEVATVEGSHTGAFLKEILKKP
- a CDS encoding PRC-barrel domain-containing protein, with the protein product MRGETAVPEERAGVLSASTVMGGSVRNPQGEDLGKVEDLVVDLDAGCIAYAVLSFGGFLGLGDKHFAVPWEALRVAPHERRVVLDISKDRLENAPGFAKENWPKTANREWLRDVYAYYGYTPYWERRPER
- a CDS encoding PRC-barrel domain-containing protein gives rise to the protein MRGATTQVETRNFLRGKDIADYSVRNPQGEDLGTIKDVMIDINEGCIAYAALSFGGFMGLGDKLFAIPWAALQYNAADNYFILDVPKERLENAPGFDKDNWPTTAEREWLTGLYSHYGYTPYWERHTR